A window of Pirellula sp. SH-Sr6A contains these coding sequences:
- a CDS encoding response regulator, producing MKVFTTGQVAKICKVAPRTVSKWFDSGRLKGYRIPGSQDRRIPREYLIKFLKEHGMPLGDLEDEAMAKVLIVAQDQVLIENLKRELPLEKSFKVSVAASGFEAGIQAESFHPDCMIVDFSVGKLEALQICQNLRKNSDFTEIILIALLPDDGNTMSFDRSSINETFKKPFDARLLAERLRTLIGAKKELV from the coding sequence AAGGTGTTCACCACAGGCCAGGTCGCGAAGATCTGCAAGGTGGCCCCGAGAACCGTTAGCAAGTGGTTCGACTCCGGCCGTCTCAAAGGATATCGCATCCCCGGCTCGCAAGACCGACGTATCCCGCGAGAATATCTCATCAAGTTTTTGAAGGAGCATGGTATGCCCCTCGGAGACTTGGAAGATGAGGCCATGGCCAAAGTCCTGATCGTTGCGCAAGATCAGGTCTTGATCGAAAACTTGAAGCGAGAACTCCCACTTGAGAAAAGCTTCAAAGTATCGGTTGCTGCTAGCGGTTTCGAGGCAGGCATTCAAGCCGAAAGTTTTCACCCAGATTGCATGATTGTCGACTTCTCAGTCGGCAAGCTAGAAGCATTGCAAATCTGCCAAAACCTACGCAAGAATTCAGATTTCACTGAAATCATTCTGATCGCTCTGCTTCCCGACGACGGCAATACGATGAGCTTCGATCGGTCGAGCATCAACGAGACGTTCAAGAAGCCATTTGACGCACGTCTTTTGGC